The genomic region GGAATACCAGAACTGTTCGAAAACATGTACCAAAAGTTAATGGGCACAAGTAATTGTGTTATTATCGCGCCGGATTATCGTTTATCTATTGAAGCACCGTATCCAGCAGCGTTAGAGGATAGCTATGACGCTCTTCTATGGATGAAGCAGCATGCCAAGGAGCTGGGAATTCGGAGCAATCAACTTATGGTAGGTGGGGAAAGTGCAGGAGGAGGGTTAACCGCAGCTCTTACTCTCTATGCGAGAGATCAGGGGGAAGTGAATATCGCATTTCAAATGCCGCTGTACCCCATGATCGATGACAGAATGATCACTGAATCAGCCCAAGATAATAATGCCCCCATATGGAACTCTGACATGAATGAATGGGCTTGGAAGCTGTACCTCGGAGAGAATTACGGAAAAGAGGTATCTCCTTATGCGTCAGCTGCAAGAGCTACCGATTATAGTAACCTTCCACCCACAGTGACTTTCGTCGGTGATGTGGAACCTTTCCGGGATGAAACGATCGAATACGTTAAGCAATTAAAAGAAGCCGGCATTCCCGTTGAATTCACGCTATATAAAGGCTGTTACCATGGATTTGATATCATTAATCCCAAAGCCAAGGTAAGCCAGGAAGCCACTTTATTCTTAATGAAATCTTACAAGTATGCAGTAGAGCATTATTTTACCGAGCAACATGCCACACTTGAATAGCGGGATGTATGTCTGGAATGGAAACAAACCAAAAGAGCAATCTCCAATGAGGTTGCTCTTTTGGTCATGGCTTATTTTGCCTAACGATGTATACACAGTTTCTTCCTCCGGCTAAAATGTATTCTCCTCGTTCAATATGAACATTATCGCCTAAAACCGTTTTGAATAAATGTAATTCATTCTTGCATAACCCGGTACATACCGCTGCCGCTTCACAGATGGGACAATGCTTCTCAATGAGTAGAAGACTGCCATCATCCTGCTCCTTAACCTCAGCCATATAACCCTCATTAGTACGAATCTCGGCCAATTTCTCCAATCTCTCTCTAACATCCGATGCATCGCCAAGGTGCTGAAGATATTGTTCTTGCATATTTTTATTTCGCACATCCAGCAGCTTGTCCAGCCCTTCATGACCAAAAGCTTCTTTCATCGAATTGATGAGGCTGACGGATAAATCCGAATAGCCGCTTGGGAAAAAACGATTAGCCGCAGGAGTTAATATCCATAGCTTGGTGGGGCGACCCATGGGACGGGCCTCTTCCACAGTGGTAACCAATCCTTCTTCTTTTAGCGCATTCAGATGTTGCCGAATAGCCATTCCAGATAACGAAAACTGAGTGGAGAGTGCCATAACATCCATTCCCCCGCGCTCCTTTAACAGATCAATAATTGCTCTCCGGGTACTGGTCGAGACATCCTTTTTGGTTTGATTTCCGCTCATACTGTACCTCCTTTTGAAGCAATTGAATCTACATCACTCCCTACATTTTAAACAAAAATGTTGACAAAGTCAAAGCCGAACTGTAGCTTAGACATTATAAACAAAAATGTTTACTAAGTATCCGGATACGATGTATACATACCAATTTTCTTGGAGGTCACATGTCATGTCGTCTAATCATCAAAGTATTTTCAGCCCGCGTTATTTTGCACTGTCCATAGGAATCATTTTGTCAGTGATGGCCGTTGGATTCGAAGGTCTATCTGTCACCACCATTGCTCCTTCGATTGCTGGAGACTTGAACGGCCTTAGCTTGTTCGGGTGGATATTCAGTACATACCTGCTTGCGCAGATTATCGGCACGCTGGTCGTCGGTCGGATCATTGATAAAAGAGGACCTGCAGCACCGTTCACTTTTGCACTTCTGTTGTTTATCGTAGGGCTGATCGCTGCCGCAACCGCAGGCGATATGTATACCATGATAGGATCACGGGCCCTTCAGGGTTTGGGTGCCGGAGCTATGATGACTTGTGTATATACGGCTATATCGTTAAGTTACCCGGATGAGTTACGTGCCAAAATTCTTGGAGCATTTGGTACTGCCTATGTTCTTCCGTCCATGCTCGGTCCATATGTAGCCGGTCTTATCGCAGATCAGTGGTCCTGGCGCTTTGTTTTCTGGGGGATCTTACCCGTGCTGGTGGTTTCAGCATTGCTTAGTTTACCTGCCTTTAGGAAATTGAAAGTGCAGAAGACGGGAGGGGATACCGGATCTTCATCCACTTGGATGGCGCTACTCTTAACGTTAGGTACAGGGATTTTCCTGGTTGGTTTAAGTATGCTTCCGAGCATTATGGGATTTGTTTTAGTCGTAATTGGCCTAGTATTGATGTTATTTCCGCTCCGTAAATTGCTACCGAAGGGAACACTTACGTTGCGAAGAGGTATGCCAGCAATTCTGGCAACACGTGGGTTGTTCTTCGCTGCCTATACCAGCACACAGAATTTCCTGGTATTAGCTCTAATCGACGTGAAAGGAATTACACCTTCACAGGCCGGATTAATTGTCGCGAGTGCTGCATTAAGTTGGTGTATCATTGCGTATCTGCAAGGACGGTGGGATGCGGCAGATCAGGGCCGTGGACGTCATATGAGAATTATTCTCGGGGTAGGGCTGCTTGCCATAGGGATTGCCATCGTATTTTGGGTACCTGTTGTGACAGTTACCATTGCAGTCATTGGTCAGATCATTGCAGGAGTCGGTATTGGATTGGCGCATCCGATTAGCGGTGTTGTCGCATTTTCCCAAACGGGGGAGGAAGGCGTAGGCCAGACCTCGGCCAATCTGCAATTTGCAGATTCATTTACACCGGGGGTAGTGATCGGTATTGGTGGTTCCATCCTTGTAGTGTGTCAGGCTGGCGGTATGTCACTTCAATCCGGCTTAATTGTAGCCATGGGGTTCCATCTCTTGTTGATCGTCATGAGTATCATTGCCAGCACTCGGATCTCACCACGCAGATGAATATGAAAGTGGGTGTACAGACCATTGTTCACTGAAGATCCGAATAAACTATTTACAGCTTATCGCATCATCGGAACGAAATGGACCATCCATATTTTATGCACTCTTTCTCAAGGTCCGAAGAAATTCGGTGAAATTTGCGATAACATTCCTTCCATTTCCGAAATGATCCTCTCCAGACGTTTAAAGGGTCTTCAACATGATCATTTGGTCAAAAGAACAATACGGACACGCCCTACACAAATTATTTATGAACTTACGCCAAAAGGAGCTGCTCTTGCAGCATTCATACCTTGTCTAATGGACTGGGATACCAAATTTCAAAATGATACCACCGGGAGGAATAAAAATGATCATTGAGGTCAGTGATACAGCATCGGACAAAATCGTTGAGATCTTATCAAGTGCGGATATCCAAAATGCCTTCCTTAGAGTAGGCGTTGATGAAGGGGGATGCAGTGGATTATCTTATACCCTTATCGTGGATGAGCAGCAGGCAGAAGAAGACATTGTGTTAAATAAAAAGCAATTTAGGATATTGGTTCACGCAAACAGTATTCCATATATTGATGGTCTTGAGATTGACTATGAAGAGAGCGGAATGTTAGGCGGATTCACGATGAATAATCCAAATGCCAAAGTTTCGTGTGGATGCGGGGCCAGTTTCAGAATGGCCAATTATCGTGGCGAAGTGAAAAAATGTGACTGAACTGAAGGAAGGAGTGCAGAGCAATGATCTCATTTGTAATATCTGACCAAGCGATCAATTCATTTAAGAATGAATGGGAATTGGAAGAGGGCCAATATGTAAGGATTTATGCAAAATATGTTGGAGGAGGCTCCGATGCTTTTACAATTGGCATAAATGCGAGTGCTACACCGGTCGATCCCGCATTGGTTCAATCCATTGGAGGATTTCATTTCTTTGTTGAAAAAACAGATGCCTGGATTCTGGAGGATGAACTTCTCCAAATTGACTGTAATGAAAATGGCATATTTTCAAGCAAAATCTCCTATTGAACATGGGAACCCTATTCTAGACCATAATCTTACTTTTTAAACATTGAACTTTACAAAGTATAACGCTTCATGTATATTCAGGAAGTTAAAAGGTTTATTTTACCATAATATCCATCAAATTAAGGAGGTGTGGGAGACAAACAATAATCAAATTGGGATTTTTGATGCTCAATACAGGGCAACTACAATTGGTATTATGCTGGTTCTGGCAACCGTAGCTTTCGAAGGACTGGCTATCACAACGATTGCCGCGAAAATGGCACAAAGTTTAGAGGGCATCCATTTATACGGTTGGATCTTCAGTGCATTTTTGTTATCTCAGCTTATTGGAACTTTGGTTATGGGTCAGCAGGTTGACAAGCGCGGCGTTTTTACATCTATGCTGATATCTTTTAGTGTTTTTGTATTAGGAACTGTGGTCTCCGCTATTTCTTTCGATATGCACATGCTTATTGCGGGAAGAGCCCTTCAAGGTTTTGGAGCGGGGGCCCTGATCACATGTGTTTATACCTGTGTGACATTACATTATCCAGATACACTTCGTACTCAAATCCTGGCCGCATTCTCTATGGCATTTGTCCTACCAACCTTAATCGGACCTTATGCAGCAGGCCTTATTGCTTCCTACATCTCGTGGCGATATGTTTTCTGGATCGTTTTACCCTTGATTGGAATAGCGTTGAGTCTCACATTCCGTTCTTTCCGTAATTTGCAGCTTCAGCAAGATCTGTCAGGTCCAGCGCGAGCAACCGACTCAAAGATTATGTACGCGATTCTGCTTGCCGTTGGAACGGGGCTGTTACTCACAGGACTTGGTATGATAACCGATTGGAAAGGTATAGTACTCACTTTGGCTGGATTAGTCATCATGATCACACCAATGCGTAAATTGCTGCCTGTGGGCACTTTTTCGGTAAAAAAAGGATTGCCTGCTACTTTGGTATCGAGAGGGCTATATGTTGCTTGTTATTTTACAACGGAAAGTTTTGTGATCTTGGCGCTAACCGAAGTGAAGGGGTTATCAGCTGACCTTGCTGGCCTCATCGTAGCAGCAGGTTCTCTGAGCTGGTCCGCCGCAGCGTGGTTACAAGCCAAGCTTGATGCACGAGATCAAGGTCGTGCCCGAAAGGGTAGGGTCATGACGGGCATTGGGATTATGATCGTTGGAACTGCACTTGTGATCCTGGCTCTTATTTTGACGGACGACGGGATTATGCTCATCCTTCTTTCACAAATGATTACAGGGTTTGGTGTTGGATTGGCCAACCCTACAACGGCAGCGATTGCTTTACAACATGCCTTGCCCAGGAAAGAGGGAGAAATGTCCGCGAATCTGCAATTTGTGGATTCCTTCTATATGGGAGTAAGCATTGGCGTTGGTGGCGCTCTGATTGCCTTGTCCGAAACGTTACAGTGGGGCATATCGACAGGGGTCTTGATCGTGTTAACACTGCAATTACTATGGGTCTTGTTAAGTTTATTAGCATCACTACGAATTACCCAACTCGTTCATCAAGAACATCATCCAATCAGCCAAGTGAAGGATAACATCTCCATGTAACGGATGACGACCGCGTCGTTAAATACATCACGAAGAACGGGGGGACTAATTGCATTGGGAGGTGGGTAAGATGGCACGTGTATTAGTAGTCATTACTCCGGCTGAAGGACATGTGAATCCATCGTTAGGATTAGTTACTCAATTGATAGACAATGGTGAGGAAGTCATCTATGTGTGCACGGAGGAGTACCGTTCCCGAATTGAACAAACCGGTGCCCAGATACTTACCTATCCATTTCCACAAGATGCCTTCTCTCATGATCCGGTGTTGAAACCCCAGGAGTATAAGCATTCTTATCAGTTCACCTATATGATGGTAAGTATTATCCGGAGGATCATCCCCAATGTGCTGCAGGTGGTAGAGGATCAAAAGTTCGATTATATGATCTTTGATTCCCTGATGGGATGGGGAGGGACTATTCTTGCAGAAAAACTGGGAATTCCTGCGGTGTGCTCGATTGCGTCCTTTGCTTTTGTGGAGCCTCTGGGATCTAACTCAGGTCTGAATGAGACGGAGACAAAGGAGCTTTATGAGGCTACGATGAAGATAACAACGGAGTTAGCCGAAGAGTTTCAAGTGAGTATTCCAGCCATGGAAGAGATTCCGGCCCATGCAGGTCAGTTAAAGCTCGTGTACACCAGCCGTTATTTTCAGCCGCAGGCAGAAAAGCTGGATGATCGTTTTATTTTCACGGGTCCTTCGATCATAACACGTCAAGATGCTCCTGCCTTCTCGTTCGAGCTGCTTCGTGAACAGTACCCACAAACCGTGTACATTGCTATGGGTACGATCTTAAATAAAAACTTGGATTTCTATCAGCTTTGCTTTGAAGCATTAGGGGATCTACCCGTAAATGTTGTTCTATCTTCAGGAAAATACACGGATATGGAGCCGCTGGCGGAACAAATTCCTCCTAACTTTATCGTCAAGCCATACATTGCCCAGTTGGACATGCTGCAGCATACAGATGTTTTTATTACACATGCTGGAATGAACAGCACGAGTGAGGCTTTATATTACAACGTTCCGATGGTAATGATTCCATTAACATCGGATCAGCCTCTTGTCGCCAATCGGGTACAGGAGTTGGGCGCGGGGATTACTTTAAATAAACATAACCTCAGTGCAACTAATTTGAGAGAGGCATTAACAGAAGTACTACACAATTCGCAATATAAACGGCAGGCTTACCTCATCGGTGAATCTTTACGCCAGGCTGGCGGTTACAAGCGAGCTGCTGAATTGATCATGAATCTTATGGGTTCAGGAGTAGAACTTTATGAATTTTGATATAGCAGCCAGCTTCATTTAGGCATTAAAAATAGACGATCCTGTTAATCCAGGGTCGTCTATTTTTTAACGTTGATTAATCTTCTGTGAACTGATAACCAAGTTATACGAAGTAGATGATGTCTGTGATCCATGATCAGTGAGTCTAGTTTGTCACCTCTGACTTTTTAATTGGTAGTAAACGGTTTGTTGCGAATACGACCATTACAACCAGAAGAGCTGTTATCCCGATCAAAAGT from Paenibacillus sp. FSL R5-0341 harbors:
- a CDS encoding macrolide family glycosyltransferase — its product is MARVLVVITPAEGHVNPSLGLVTQLIDNGEEVIYVCTEEYRSRIEQTGAQILTYPFPQDAFSHDPVLKPQEYKHSYQFTYMMVSIIRRIIPNVLQVVEDQKFDYMIFDSLMGWGGTILAEKLGIPAVCSIASFAFVEPLGSNSGLNETETKELYEATMKITTELAEEFQVSIPAMEEIPAHAGQLKLVYTSRYFQPQAEKLDDRFIFTGPSIITRQDAPAFSFELLREQYPQTVYIAMGTILNKNLDFYQLCFEALGDLPVNVVLSSGKYTDMEPLAEQIPPNFIVKPYIAQLDMLQHTDVFITHAGMNSTSEALYYNVPMVMIPLTSDQPLVANRVQELGAGITLNKHNLSATNLREALTEVLHNSQYKRQAYLIGESLRQAGGYKRAAELIMNLMGSGVELYEF
- a CDS encoding MFS transporter — translated: MLVLATVAFEGLAITTIAAKMAQSLEGIHLYGWIFSAFLLSQLIGTLVMGQQVDKRGVFTSMLISFSVFVLGTVVSAISFDMHMLIAGRALQGFGAGALITCVYTCVTLHYPDTLRTQILAAFSMAFVLPTLIGPYAAGLIASYISWRYVFWIVLPLIGIALSLTFRSFRNLQLQQDLSGPARATDSKIMYAILLAVGTGLLLTGLGMITDWKGIVLTLAGLVIMITPMRKLLPVGTFSVKKGLPATLVSRGLYVACYFTTESFVILALTEVKGLSADLAGLIVAAGSLSWSAAAWLQAKLDARDQGRARKGRVMTGIGIMIVGTALVILALILTDDGIMLILLSQMITGFGVGLANPTTAAIALQHALPRKEGEMSANLQFVDSFYMGVSIGVGGALIALSETLQWGISTGVLIVLTLQLLWVLLSLLASLRITQLVHQEHHPISQVKDNISM
- a CDS encoding metalloregulator ArsR/SmtB family transcription factor, with translation MSGNQTKKDVSTSTRRAIIDLLKERGGMDVMALSTQFSLSGMAIRQHLNALKEEGLVTTVEEARPMGRPTKLWILTPAANRFFPSGYSDLSVSLINSMKEAFGHEGLDKLLDVRNKNMQEQYLQHLGDASDVRERLEKLAEIRTNEGYMAEVKEQDDGSLLLIEKHCPICEAAAVCTGLCKNELHLFKTVLGDNVHIERGEYILAGGRNCVYIVRQNKP
- a CDS encoding alpha/beta hydrolase; translation: MKVTYAMIDKELRLKGRILNILMSPSSEDRFLKDMLKRKKQIEKRKGKHLEGMHCREEWIERKDGSKQRMLIYRPHHVQENLPGILWLHGGGYAQGIPELFENMYQKLMGTSNCVIIAPDYRLSIEAPYPAALEDSYDALLWMKQHAKELGIRSNQLMVGGESAGGGLTAALTLYARDQGEVNIAFQMPLYPMIDDRMITESAQDNNAPIWNSDMNEWAWKLYLGENYGKEVSPYASAARATDYSNLPPTVTFVGDVEPFRDETIEYVKQLKEAGIPVEFTLYKGCYHGFDIINPKAKVSQEATLFLMKSYKYAVEHYFTEQHATLE
- a CDS encoding iron-sulfur cluster assembly accessory protein; translation: MIIEVSDTASDKIVEILSSADIQNAFLRVGVDEGGCSGLSYTLIVDEQQAEEDIVLNKKQFRILVHANSIPYIDGLEIDYEESGMLGGFTMNNPNAKVSCGCGASFRMANYRGEVKKCD
- a CDS encoding MFS transporter, whose product is MSSNHQSIFSPRYFALSIGIILSVMAVGFEGLSVTTIAPSIAGDLNGLSLFGWIFSTYLLAQIIGTLVVGRIIDKRGPAAPFTFALLLFIVGLIAAATAGDMYTMIGSRALQGLGAGAMMTCVYTAISLSYPDELRAKILGAFGTAYVLPSMLGPYVAGLIADQWSWRFVFWGILPVLVVSALLSLPAFRKLKVQKTGGDTGSSSTWMALLLTLGTGIFLVGLSMLPSIMGFVLVVIGLVLMLFPLRKLLPKGTLTLRRGMPAILATRGLFFAAYTSTQNFLVLALIDVKGITPSQAGLIVASAALSWCIIAYLQGRWDAADQGRGRHMRIILGVGLLAIGIAIVFWVPVVTVTIAVIGQIIAGVGIGLAHPISGVVAFSQTGEEGVGQTSANLQFADSFTPGVVIGIGGSILVVCQAGGMSLQSGLIVAMGFHLLLIVMSIIASTRISPRR
- a CDS encoding winged helix-turn-helix transcriptional regulator; translation: MFTEDPNKLFTAYRIIGTKWTIHILCTLSQGPKKFGEICDNIPSISEMILSRRLKGLQHDHLVKRTIRTRPTQIIYELTPKGAALAAFIPCLMDWDTKFQNDTTGRNKNDH
- a CDS encoding Fe-S cluster assembly protein HesB, producing MISFVISDQAINSFKNEWELEEGQYVRIYAKYVGGGSDAFTIGINASATPVDPALVQSIGGFHFFVEKTDAWILEDELLQIDCNENGIFSSKISY